The Juglans regia cultivar Chandler chromosome 16, Walnut 2.0, whole genome shotgun sequence nucleotide sequence gaagagagagcTGAGAAGCAGAGGAAAAAAGAGGCTAAGTTTCTTGCAAAGAAGTTGCAGGAGGAGGAAGCTGCTAGGATAGCTGAAGAGGAGAGACGTCagaaagaggaggaggaaagaCGAGCTGCAGAAGTGGCTTCACAGCAaaagaaggagaaagagaaggagaagaaactcCTACGCAAAGAAAGGGCTCGTCTTAGAACACTTTCAAGGCCTGTTGTATCACCGCATTTGCTTGATCTTTCTGAGGATGATGTTGAAAGTCTTTGTATGTCACTTGATATCAAGCAGCTAAGGACTTTATGCGACATGATGGAGGGGAAAGAAGGAATAGAGCTTGCAAAAGTTCTCAGAGATGCAGATGGATATAAAAATGATTCCGAGGGTAAGAAAGAACATGGACAAACTCAACAGCAGAATGGTACAGTAGAGTCCAACGGTAATGTCTCATTAAAGAGTtttgagaagaaggagaaaCCTTGGAGCAAAGAAGAAATTGAGCTTTTGAAAAAGGGTATGCAGAAGTATCCCAAAGGAATATCTCGTAGGTGGGAGGTTGTTTCAGAATACATTGGAACAGGTAGATCTGTGGAAGAGATTCTGAAGGCAACCAAAACGGTTCTTCTCCAGAAGCCTGACGCTGCCAAAGCATTTGATTCATTTATTGAGAAGAGAAAACCTGCACCGTCCATTGCATCTCCACTTACTACTAGAGAGGAAATAGAAGGGGTATCGACAAGTCAGGGTTCTGAAAACAGTGCTCTAAAGAACAATAGTCCGGAAGGGTCTTTAACCAGAAGCACAAACAACCAGAATGCTTCTGAGTCAACTGCGGCAAATGGGGTTTCGTCAAGTTCAGAGCAAGATGTGTGGTCTGCTGTACAAGAAAGGGCTCTGGTTCAGGCTTTAAAAACCTTCCCAAAGGAAGCCAATCAGCGTTGGGAACGAGTTGCAGCAGCGGTGCCTGGGAAGACTGTGAACCAGTGCAAGAAGAAATTTACATTGCTGAAGGAGAGctttagaaacaagaaaaatgcagTATAATTGGTTGGGTTTTGTCTGAGGGTgcataaaaattgaaaaggcGCATGAGGGAAATGTTTTTGGGTACCTACCTCATATTTAGTTCTTCCATGGTAGGCAACATTCAAGCTACGCTGTACTTgacataaatttcttcatcagGTTTCAATCCTGATTTTGTTCCTATGCCATAGGCtttatagttaatatttttttgaatgggaGAGTTCAAGATGGCAAGAGTTGTTCCAACTTCCAAATCCTCTTGATCCACcgtttaagtttatttttgttgatggaGATCTATTTTATGCTCTCGTGTTTCAGACCATACTTCATAATAATAGAATATGGATTCAAGGTGTTGTACTGAGCGAGCAGAGCAGGTCTagttttgatttgatatataaTAGGTAGGAATAGTAATAACaagaatttatatgaatatcagTCGATGGTGTTTTGTGGAAGAAATATgatactagttttttttttttcctctagttTTGATATATAATAGGGAGGAATAgtaataacaataatttatatgaatatcagTCGATGGTGTTTTGTGGTGgaaatatgtttgttttttcctcttcttttggcGAGAACGTGTTTGGTAAGTCAAGTAATCTCTGACTACTTCACcactatttacaaacaatttATTAGCAGCTCACCTAAGATCATaagattgatttcttttttgagGGCGCTATTTTGATCAAAAGGTATATCTAATTATCTATTATATCAAAGATAATTGAAGTGGTGGAAAGTGTAGCGtttttatagaataattttCGGAACGAAATGTCAAGAACACTGGTAGGAAGGCCGCTCTAGGATTGTATCATCTATTTACCCAGATCAATTCTGCTATGTACAACCGCCCTTGCAAAAGCTTGTGTAACTGGATGACGTGGCtctaacaatttattttttttaaaaaaaaaaaagaaaaagaaaattgagaagaCATCAGACTAGAAGGACTGAGATCTTTTTCATTCGACTTGCACGTATTTCTGCGGACTTGACAAATTTTTTGGTCAGCTCATCAACCTCTCTCTAATTTCTTCAGATCATCCTTGGGGGCATGTGAATATAATTACTTTACTGTATTCATTGCCTTCTGGCGAGCCCTTCTTATATTTTGCTTGGTATCTTCACAAGACTTGGTAATTACCTTACATACAACTTGTACATGCTCTTTCGTCAATGGTGGAATAATGGCAACAAAAAACATTAAGGTTCTTGTTGTGGGAGGTACTGGGTATTTTGGGATCCTCGGAGGAGGATCGTGACGGCAAGTTTAGCTCGAGGCTACAAAACCTTTGTTCTTCAGCAGCCATAGTTGGGTCTTGACGCCGACAGTGGAGTAAAAATTGAATAACAACCAAacaattttattgagttttatgaaGTACACAAAAACAGAGTTTCTAGTACTCTGTAaatctctctcaattttttttcttcactatCTGAGATATCTCTCTCTATATCTTTTGATGGATACACGCCTAGTCTATTTATAGGCAAAgcttaaaagtaaaaaatacaactgtaattttcaaatcaaatttgaaTTCTTCTTTTGACCTTTCACGTCTATGGACTATGGCGGTTCCCAACTTGCTTCATTGCTAAGTATAAAGCTAGAACATTATGGATAATTCTGGAATCAAGGATTAATTTCTAACAGGGTGTTTGTGGGTTCGTAGAGACCACGAAGACTGactgtggagaagacgaagaatGGGCTATGGCGGGCTGTAGCTTCGTGGGGCAATGACTTCGTGGAGAAGACGACGGGGCTTCagataaatgaattatttttttgatgggAAATCAAACTGAGTGAGGCAAAGcagaaatgtgaaaaaaaaaaaaaaaaaattatcaaaagaagCGTACGGTTACGCTAAGGTTCCCAATCCGGTTGTAAGTGAAGTTTTTGCAATGTCGAGATATAATTTGAGTAtcattattgtaattttagtaacatttttctttatagttAGATACTTTCCTTTCTAGctagatatataaataactgTGTAAATACTTAACTTGTATAGATATTAGGCGCTAGAAATCTGGCATCTATTGTGTAAAATCccttctatataatgaaagcaatCCAAATTGACAAAAACAGGCCCTCTTTTCGATTTCAAAGCCCTGATTTAATTCGATAATATTACGAGGTGGGGGAATCGATGATACAAATGAATAACAGGCATCTCGACTCTTGAGTGTCTATCTATCGAACTCTGAATTGGGAATACCTAACGAACTGTATTCTTTACTTTCAGCAAGTTCATTAAAGCTTGTAAGTTAAGAAACAAACAtggtaataaataataaacaacaaGACATTCAACAGACTTGGAACATTAATCCAGATATTCATTCAGTGCCAAAATTGAATTGTCTCCCCATCAATAGTCATCACCCCTGGATATGACCTCTTTACAGGTTGGCCGAAGTAAGATGGTATGCTCGAACTGAGATACATAGCTGCCCTTGACATCACAGAGAGGAGGATAAGGCTGCCAAAAACAAGAGGtgagtataattattttaaagtacaAGCATGctgcaaaacaataatttcGTAGTCCATACACATTATTGTGTGGTATAATCATATGATTATACCAATATCAAGATATCTTCATACACaagtctcctctctctctctctcccccaaaTAAAAGAGCATACACAAGCCAATTGACAAGTACCTGCACAATGCCAGTGTCACATAAATTCTTCAGCGCCATAAGGTATTTAGTCTCCCCCAGGCGGTCCAAATACCGTCTGCAGAAGGCCAATGTGGAGAAGTTCTTGTTAATTGTAGCTAAGAGTTGCTTTGCCCGGGGCAACCTCAATGGTATATGGCCTGCTTCAAAGTTTTTCATGTAATGGCTGCATTCTAGATCTTCTCTGACATATCCTTTTCCTGAACATGACAAATGATTAATTGCACTGCAGGCCAGTGTGCACCAACTGCTATCTATTTTGTGTCAGATATCAATCACAACCAAAGTATTACCAGTTGATGCAAAAGTTTCTATTGCGAAAAATTCACCCTCTTCCATTTTTGTCTGCTCCCCTCCTTTCACGATGGGGACAGATTTCCCAGCATGGATCTGATAGCGCCCAATGCTATGACCATTCAAGTTTCGGATACTCTTAACTGCCAACAATTGCCGAAGTCTTACATGTCAATGTATATAACAGATGCTTTACATAATTTTTAGAGATGTAAGATGAGTAAGAATTTGTCTGAGGAACAGTTACAATACTGAATCAACAAAGAAGATATTACATTCCAAAAGGTCACTGAATATTAAAGAGACACAAGGTGGAACAGGTTGTGTGCCTTGATCAAATATGAGTACATCACTATTTTCAATCCATTACTGGAAGTCTTTATGAGTTTTAGGCCACAAGTAGTGGAGATTCTCCAATTACATACGATTTTAAAAAGTTGCAGGCTGTTTGCAAACATGCTTTGAGTTAGTGGTGTGTTGTCTACTTGCTATCCCCAATATCAAAGGTCCAAAGGTTGAAGAAGGCAAAGAGAAAAGATGATTCTagcaaattctataaatatggtgcaagtataataaatatttatacacaaaCCAATCAAGACACAAAAATTTGACAACTAAAAAAATGTCCACCATTGTCGTACCTTGATACACCTTTCCATTAATTTCAACCTCGTATGATTCCATCACCTCTTGAATTGCAGCCCCAACATCACAAAGTCGTACATCAATTCCAGATTCCTAAGCAATTACATGACCATCAGTAACACAGTAAACTGTGATGTTGGTATTAATGATTTTCAGAATTAGTAAAGGGTGAGTGAGCATATGAAAGACAACCCAAATGAAAAGCCATTTATATGTTATTTATGATATCAACATAAATTACATAAAGAcatgaaaagaggaaaaaataaaaaggctagAGAGTTTTAAACACTTCCATACATCCAACCATTATCAGCAGTAACATCTTATTAGAATTTACTAGGAACAATTTTGGGCTGTCAAATTTGAGCTGTCATCATCAGCCTTACTATCCCCTCCCTCTTGGCATCTTAACTTAAAACTAAATTACATCTGTTGGCGCCATCTTATATCACAAACAAGTTGAGAACAATCTTAATCAATATCCTTCTCATCAGTGACAGAAGCTAAATTAATGCAGCAAACATACAAGAATGATCCACAGaccatttttcatttaatagggATAACAAACATGAATATAGGAAGCCCGAgagaaattttaataacatACATCTCCCAGTCATTCGCCAATGGAATTCCTCAGTGAAGATACAGTACCTTGATACCTGTATTGGTTGCTTCACGAGAAGCTTCAAGAAGCGGATCAAACATAGGATTGAATGCCACTGTAAATGCACAGTCAACTATATACCCTGCATACCAATCAATAAATCATGACTGATAACAGCAGCCAAGAAAAATTGCAGTAAACTACACCAAAGGGTATAATTCTACCAACATATACAAGTTAGACAAACTGAAATAATCAGAGAAGGATGCAGTCGAAGTAGAAGTACCATCAATATGAGTTCCAAAATCCAGCTTCATCACATCATCGTACTGAAGCACAGTCTTATCTCCTGTATTTGGGGTCCAATGAGCAGCAACCCTGACAAAGGAAAAGAGCTTAGACTACAAATGAAATTCTATGAATagaattaaaatcattaaactTCTCTCATATATCggaattaaaaatgtttaccAGTTCAGGGAGCATCCAGTAGGGAAAGCAATGCCTGCTTGGAGACCATTCTCAGATATCAGCTTACGGACTGTATTCTCCAATGTCTCACAAAGGTCAGTCATCAACATTCCAGGCTTCAAAATACCTTTGAGGTATTTCCGAACCTAATCACAACTTACAACCCTCAACTCAatgcaatgttttgaaaataaactgaTAAGTGAACCATaacaaagaatataaaaaaaatcccgCATCTTCAtttagagatagagagagaatttgaaatTATCGAATGTGATttctatttcagttttttttataagtaaatttcatttaaaaaaaatttttttgataagtaagaacatttcaaaaaaattgatagaaataTCTACAATTCAACCAGTTACCAGTTCAATGACTGGTTTATTCCAGTTTGATCCAATTCAAATAAATAGAGGGGTTCAAGGGAACCAAACCAGAAATGAGATCAGTTCACAATTCAATAGCTTGAACAAGTCAGTTTGATACAGTTCCTAAAAGACTGGTTTGTCTGTAATTTTCAAGTTttcagtgtacttgggctattatGCCTatttatatcatcaataaaatcctcttttactgataaaaaaattaaattttccgACCCTTgacataataaatatttctttttccaGTTTGAGCAGTAATGCATGTACATATAATAACAAATTGCAACCTGACGATGAACTTCAGCAGCTCGGCGAAC carries:
- the LOC109002308 gene encoding methionine aminopeptidase 2B-like, whose translation is MAEERLNTEVPIEENGTPEPVNGHKVASEPSLTLEKDEDDGKKDEDDVKEVSKKKKKKNKSKKKKEVPEQTDPPSIPVSDLFPSGEFPEGEIQPYKDDNLWRTTSEEKRELERLEKPLYNSVRRAAEVHRQVRKYLKGILKPGMLMTDLCETLENTVRKLISENGLQAGIAFPTGCSLNWVAAHWTPNTGDKTVLQYDDVMKLDFGTHIDGYIVDCAFTVAFNPMFDPLLEASREATNTGIKESGIDVRLCDVGAAIQEVMESYEVEINGKVYQVKSIRNLNGHSIGRYQIHAGKSVPIVKGGEQTKMEEGEFFAIETFASTGKGYVREDLECSHYMKNFEAGHIPLRLPRAKQLLATINKNFSTLAFCRRYLDRLGETKYLMALKNLCDTGIVQPYPPLCDVKGSYVSQFEHTILLRPTCKEVISRGDDY
- the LOC109002309 gene encoding dnaJ homolog subfamily C member 2-like; this encodes MAVCTKFRLISYAEEIVDGQPIYVYSNCLPVKALRYEPAGHAFHAAALRLLGCEEKEADDDDQKVADDKGQTYVPSSDSYSSKGKKKSGAGAKQQDHYALLGLSHLRYLATEEQIRKSYRETALKHHPDKQAALLLAEETEAAKQAKKDEIENHFKSIQEAYEVLMDPVRRRIYDSTDEFDDDIPTDCAPQDFFKVFGPAFLRNGRWSVNQPVPFLGDENTLLKEVDSFYNFWYSFKSWREFPHADEFDLEQAESRDHKRWMERQNAKLSEKARKEECTRIRVLVDNAYKRDPRILRRKEEERAEKQRKKEAKFLAKKLQEEEAARIAEEERRQKEEEERRAAEVASQQKKEKEKEKKLLRKERARLRTLSRPVVSPHLLDLSEDDVESLCMSLDIKQLRTLCDMMEGKEGIELAKVLRDADGYKNDSEGKKEHGQTQQQNGTVESNGNVSLKSFEKKEKPWSKEEIELLKKGMQKYPKGISRRWEVVSEYIGTGRSVEEILKATKTVLLQKPDAAKAFDSFIEKRKPAPSIASPLTTREEIEGVSTSQGSENSALKNNSPEGSLTRSTNNQNASESTAANGVSSSSEQDVWSAVQERALVQALKTFPKEANQRWERVAAAVPGKTVNQCKKKFTLLKESFRNKKNAV